DNA sequence from the Syngnathus acus chromosome 5, fSynAcu1.2, whole genome shotgun sequence genome:
GAGGGGGTGTCAAAGAGTGCAGGGGCTGAGCGGTGGAGGAGCCCATGGGCATGGCCCTCTCGCTCTCTGGCATCCACTTTGTTAGGAACACAACACTAATCCTCCTTGTGTCTTTATTGCCCTCTATGCAGCAGAGTGGGCTGGGCCTTGGCCCGATCGCACTGCTTGAGGGCCATACCATCAGCATTACTGTTTGAAGATAGGCCACATCATCAAGCATTAAGGCTCCTAATAGAGACAAGCACTCATTGGAGTGAAATAGTATGGCGGGGGTAGATTATTGCATCCAGAAATGACTGTGAGGCAATTGGGCTTCGTGTTGCTACACATCTACGCAATCATTTATACAAAACATTCATGCGCTGCCTTCTTTGTTAATACACCCCGCTGCAGCTGACAGTCATTTGTCATGCGGCGAAATGGAATGAAGATTATGAATGTTAATGTGCCTTTTGTTAGTTTATTTTATAGACGACCAATCAAATGCAAACTGCCTCAACAAAAATTCCCATTTGAGATCCATTGCATTTGTTCAAATGGTTGTACaaacagatatttttttaagtaacaGCCATTCATTCTTTCTAGCGAGTCAGAATTGCAgtgaatatttaaataaaaaacacttgaatatgaaattcatatatatatctaAACGTTCATGCACATGCATATAGGGCAGATTGACATTGAGTAAATTTAAACTTGGTTGCACCCCCAGCAACAACGTTCCTCTtgcagtcaaaacacaagttcTTGACACAGAATTCTATTTTCCTATTCGCAAGGACTTTCCCACTATCTTAGAGTAAATAGCTGAGGTTCCTTAGAAAAATGCAAACGGctaaaaacaaaccacaaatTGTTGGGGCTTCATGGTAATATGCAACAAAACACTAAGCAAACAAAAACctaccaaagcaaaaaatggcCTAACCAAATAAGCACCTACGCGATCATTAGCGGACTATTGCTGcacgaaaacaaaacagtacaAAAGTTTTGATGATGGCAATTCCAACTTTGGGGTATATTTTCAAACACATTCAATTGGTGCTATGGTGTGTCTGGCCAGCCATGAACCCAGGTGCACCAGTGTCAATGTCACCTTTtcactcccccccccttcagCAAGCAGTCAACCCAGCTGTCACCTGGGCACTTGGCAACAGAAGGTATTAGCATCAAGATGCAGCCTTGATGACATGCTTGTCACTCATTTCttatgtgaagaaaatcaagcCTGTGCATAGATGACCCAAATCTAGCAACAAATGGAGCGAGTCCAAGTTAGTCAGAAATGATACCCAAAAAGGTAACCGCAGTTCGAACTCCaaatattcaagattcaaagcGTTTATTGTCAAAGCTCGGCACTGTGAGGCAAACAGGctaattttttacttttaaatgtgATTGGAATTTAAACGCAACCAGGGTTGTTACTTTTCATTAGTTTAATAAAAGTACAATGTAGTTTTGGTTGCAGTAGTTTTTGGTTATTCTTAAAAAGCtttcccatttttattttattttaataatgatgtgttttttcaattttagggTTTAAAGTGAGTCATAAAAAAGTTCATTTCTATATTTTAACATGAATACtatttttgttagtttttctttttgtataaaatgttcaaaatatttttttgttttggtttttttggtATAAAACGTTCGAAATTCTTGCAGATGAGGCTCACGGAAATAGTacattgaagaaaaagaaagaatgaaaatcTTAAATTGTAATCTCTTCCTGTATTGCAGAAGTCTATTATATATCTGGAGCGAGCCGAGAGTGTGTTTGTACGCTACAGCCACATGAGCAGTTTATTTCCATGTTTACACCGTCTCAAATTCTTCGCAATAGTAACAGGATTACTTTGCGACAAAACGGCAATTTGTGGAATTCCCTCATTTCGGCGGGAggattttcttctttcctctGTCCATGTCTAGCTAAAGACTGTTTTTGCATTCTGAGACCCTCCAAACTAGGCTTGATTCCGGTAAGCCTTCAGGTTTATTGCAGCAGAACTAGATAAAGCAAGAGTGGAATGAGAGAAAACTAGGAACAAAGCAATGATGACAATTAGTGCAGCAACTGGTTGTGTTGAGTGTTTGTATGATGTATCACAAAAGTCATTcaccaaattaaaaatgacaaccaCCCCAATGTATTAATCAGATAAGCTAAAAGTCAAACTAGCTTCTTCTATTCCTCCACTACCACCAGTGGCACTAGGCTGCCAATCACAGGCAAGTCTCAGTACTACAACAAGCATCTGATTTAGGTGAAGATGATTCTGATTGTAGTTGGAGATATCATTTTGTCTGtcagtttgtgtgtatgttgcTCATCTCGGGTGCACCACACACTACATACTCAGccataaatatatacaaaacCATTTAAGGTGTTAAAAATCAGTATGCTAGCAAGCTTTTCAACATGATACTTCCAATGACTGCATGAATGAAAAGAATAGTCAAACTCACTATTTGAAGGGATGGTCCTGGCTCATTGTTTAGTGCACTCGACTCACATCCAAGGTTTGGTTGGTCTGTTGCACAGAAGAAAAGTCAAACAGCACTGCATGACCCTAAGGATAGAGACATAAGATATTAGGGGAAACACTTGTTATGCAAAGCTGGCTAGCTCTCTATTTGCTAATAAGCAAAAATAGGCTAAAATAAGTGTTGCACCAAGCCTTGTTAGCTGAACTGGTTCAGCTTGGGACAGTAGCTAGGCTTCACATATTATTAGTACaaatcaaaaatatatatgcttGCACAATGCTCAGCTTACCTCAGAGCAGACAAAGGTGTGCTCTCATTAATCATCTGCACGTCACATCATTTAAGAAGAGCTATCTTTAAAAGGAGCAGAAATAAGTTGCAAACTTTGTCGATTGAATTCAAAGGTGTGCAGCGAGGAAAGCATGCGATCTCTGTTATCCACTGTGATTGGCCAAGTTTTGGGTGTGGCTTAGCACTGTTACATGCCTGAAATGATGGGATCAAATTGTGGTGTTAAAAAATCCAACATATTAATGATCGTGTTTATTTCAGTGCCATGGGTCACTTTGAAACATTTCCTCAGTGTGATCCGGGACTTTATCGCGACATGCTTGACGGAATTAGTAAATGTAGACGAGTGAATTAATGTATGGAAATGAGCTGGAGCGGCACAGTTGGTACTATGTTGCGTTGATCCCCATGTGCATATGTTCCTAATCACCACTGCTTCTTGGATTCACTCACAGGCACGCAATAAATAACCTGCTGCCAGCACCCTGCCTTTTGTCTAATTAGCTCTTTCACTGGGCTCTCATTTTTGTGGCACAAATGGGAATTCAGGATTAGACTCTAATATATTATGTGAATTTCACAAGTTTATGCTGGAGAAGTTTCTGGCCTCTTGTAGACCCTTTTTAATACACAGCCAATTTTTTTAGGCTTGTCCTCTGGGCCAGGAGTGCCGAGCCTACCTGACTTTAGGGTGAGAGAAGCAGGATACACCCTCAACTtcctgtgatttagggctatataaattcacttgatttgacttgacttcactTGACTTGACTGGGTTCCAGTAAGTCGCAGAGCACATATCGAGAATTCACAAACTCATTCCTGACTACTCAGTCTTCATTCTTCAATGAAACTAACATACATGGTTTTGGAATGTGTAAGAATGTACCAGgataattttatttgatgacaaaataaaagatcaaaatCAACAGGtttaaacaaaatggaaatcagtagggagaagaaaaaaaaaaacttgtttaaATCACCAAAGTAAATTTTTGTTTCTCAAACCCGAGAACAGACGAGCTAACCTCTAGTACATCCTGCTGACATTACTATGACACTGCAGGTTGACAGCAAATTTGAATCACGGATACTTTTTGTGTCCCAAAAACGTATTTTTGACGTTGATTTGTAAATCTCTTTtacaattaaaagaaatgttatattgctaaaaaaaaaaagaatatcttTGACACTTATGCTTAAAAGATTTCTAAATTATTAAATTCGCGAGCGCAGTGGCTTAGCAGTGCAACACTGCCCTCTATCGGCGGAAACCTTTCAACGTCTTGTCTGAAAATGACGCAACTTCCGGTAGAAACATGGCTGCGCCCTGACAAATGTCACATTAGTTTTGGGCAACGCGACCAAAACAGGCACTCTATATTCCATAAAACCTCAATTCTCCTTTGTTAAGCGGGCACATTGTGCTGCTTTCCCCATCCAAGACTTCAGAGGTATTCTGTTCAATTTTCCACTCGTTTATTTGCTGTTTAGCTCGGCTGAGCTGATGTAAACATTAGAACGGCATCTTAacgtcatttttatttatttttgtgattatTGCAGCTTTGAAAGTATTCAGTGGGCATCATGGTCCATATAAGTAAGTACTGCATCTATagcaataaaaattaaatcgCTTTACCGTTACATGAAGAACCCCGACTGGGTGGGGATGTTGTCCTCTGTTTACGACTCCGTTGCTTGCTCCCTCCAACTATTTGGCTTTTGGAGATAATATAAGCGTAATAATGTATTGATTAAAATAGATAACGTAGTAATAAAGTATTGATATTTGTCCATTTGAATATCATCAAAaccatatttttaaatttacatcAGTTTTGCCAATAACAAACATGAGACATAGTTAAATTAATACGATATAAAATTGTAAACTGGGCATAGCTACCCAGAACGTAAACATGGACCTGCACAGCACTGAGAAGCAACCCAAAAAAagatacaggaaaaaaaatgtactgtaGATTTTCACCAACTTCACTACACATCCTTTACCTATCCAATCTCCTTTTGCAGCGTCGCAGCTTTTAAAGCGGTACCACGGGGGCTATGTGGTCATCCGCATGGCTCTGGCAGGTCACAAGCAGGCCAACAGACCCTTCTACCGCATCGTGGCGGCGTTCAACAAGCGGGCGAGGGACGGCAAGTACATTGAGCAGCTGGGTACATACGACCCACTGCCCAACGTGTACAATGAGAAGCTGGTCAGCTTCAACTCGGACCGCATCAAGTACTGGATCGGCTGCGGCGCCCACACCACCAAGCCAGTGGCCAAACTTCTAGGTGTGTCTgcgttgtttgtttgcatacaTTATACTTCTGTAAGGAGAAAACTTATACATTTGAATGAGATATCATAATACTGGATGGATGAGGTAGATGAGCGCAAATGGTTTCCGATCTTTCGCCTATGAATTGTACTCAACTGTTAAGACATGCTCCAAGAATCACCATTTCTATTCCCTCAGGTTTAGCGGGGTTCTTCCCCCTTCATCCAATGACGGTGACAGAGGCGGAGCGTCGGCGAGCCGAAGCGACGGCAGCGGAAACGGAAGAAAATCTGGAGGCGCAAGTGTGAAGAGTTGCAATGTGATTGCAGAGACTGTTTTTGTACATTGTATATTATGTTAGACCTGTGTGTGATGCACTGAGTgaactaataaataaaagtatcCAAAAGAAATAGAATTAGTGTACTTTATTACATCAGTTcaagttaatttttttatcactTAATCACAAGAAGTCTCAAGTTACACTTCACTTACCTTCTTTAATAAA
Encoded proteins:
- the mrps16 gene encoding 28S ribosomal protein S16, mitochondrial, translated to MVHITSQLLKRYHGGYVVIRMALAGHKQANRPFYRIVAAFNKRARDGKYIEQLGTYDPLPNVYNEKLVSFNSDRIKYWIGCGAHTTKPVAKLLGLAGFFPLHPMTVTEAERRRAEATAAETEENLEAQV